The stretch of DNA TCTACGGTTTCTCGTGATCGCCAACAGGTATTGGTTCCGGTACGGGGTCTTTCTCTCTGGTCACCACCACGACCCCTCCGGTTCCAGAGCCCGGCACGGTTCTGTTCTTGGCTGCCGGCCTGGTAGCGGCTGGCGTGCTCCGACGATCACTCGGCTGACGGCGGAGCTGACTGAATTGGCGGCAGCGTCCGCGCGAAAAACGTCGACGCTGCCGCCATTGTCCGGCAGGAGTGGCTAGGGTTCGAAGCATGATCCACCCCTACTCGAACGAGACGCAGACCCGCTGGGATCGTGGCGACT from bacterium encodes:
- a CDS encoding PEP-CTERM sorting domain-containing protein; this encodes MGSGTGSFSLVTTTTPPVPEPGTVLFLAAGLVAAGVLRRSLG